In the Rhizobium sp. SSA_523 genome, CAGGAACACGGCCAGCAGGCCGGCAATGCCAAGCACGATGCCGCGATAGAGCGTGAAGGAGTTGACCGTATCCTTGTAGGCATCCGGCTGCCAGAGATAGAGCTGCGGCAGTTCCGGCGTTGTCAGCTCCGCCACGAAGGTCACGACGGCGCCGGGATTGAGGGTGATGCGGAAGACATCGGCATCCGGGCTCGGCACGCGATCCAGCGCAAAGCCCTCCGACGGCGTGATGGCATTGATGCGCTGCGAGCCGAGATCCGGCCAGATGATCTTGGAATCCACCAGCCGGAAATGCGGCGCCACGATCACCCGCTCCAGCTGCTCCTCCGACACATTGGCCAGCGCGAAGACCGCCCAGTCGCCCTGATGGCCCGGATTGGAGGAACGCACCTCGATGCGCCGGCGGATGCCGTCGGAGCCGGCAGCGGTGGAAACCTGGAAGGCCTCGCCCTGGTTGACATAGATATCGGTGGTTGCGGTCAGATCGAGCGCAGTATCGTCGCGCGAGATTTTCACCGGTTCGAAGGCGAGCGCCTCGCCCATGGGCAGCGTCGCAGCCAGAAGCGTCAGCGCCACCAGCCACAGAGCAAGGCAAAGGCGGCCGCAGGCAAGCTTCGGCAGAAAGCGGACACTCGTCATGGTTCTGTCCGCATCCTGTCTTTCAGCGCCTGCATGTCGTCTCCCGCCAGCAGCGAATAGAGGATGTGGTCCCGCCACTCGCCATTTATTTTGAGATATTGCCGCAACAGACCTTCCCGTTCGAAACCGGCCTTTTGCAGAAGCCGTATGCTCTTCCAATTGTCCGGAATACAGGCTGCCTCTATGCGGTGCAACTCAAGCCCGGAAAACACATAGGGTACTACAAGGCGGAGTGCGGCAAACATATGACCCTGGCCGGCATGTCGTTCGCCCATCCAGTAGCCGACCATGCAGCTTTGCGCGGCACCGCGGCGGATATAGCCGATGGTAATGCCGCCCAACAGGGCGGCGTCGCGCCGGCGGAAGAGGAAAAGCGGCACGGCAAGGCCGGAGGCAAATTCCTGTGCATTGCGCGTCACGCGGGTGCGGAACGCGGCTTCGGTCAGTTCGTCATGGCGCCAGGTCGGCTCCCAGGGCTGCAGGAAGGCCCGGCTCTCGGACCTCAGCGCATACCATTGCCGATAATCCGAGGCGCGCGGCAGGCGAAGCAGATGGTGATCGCCATACAGTTCCGGTGATTCCGGTTGACGCGATAAAAACCGAAAGACCGATCTCGTCATGCGTTAAACAATCCGCTCCGGTTGAAGCGCCCGCCCTCAGCCCGTTGCCGTCTGCGTTCCGAAGCCCGGCGAGGAAAGCGCCGCCCTGATGTCTGAAAGCGGTGCGAGATTTTCGACCGGACCGATGGCCGACATTGTGGGAACTGTATCGAAAAACAGGCGTCCGGCAAGATCGGTCAGCCTTTGCGGCGTGATGCCGGCCAGCCGTTCCATCATCTCGACATTGGGAATGATGCGGCCATACAGGATCATCTGCCGGGCAATCTGGCCGGCGCGCGCCGCCGGGCTTTCCTGGCCCATCAGAAGCTGGGCGCGGATCTGCGCACGGGCCCGGTCGATCTCCACCGTCTCGATCGTGTCGGAGGCCTTGCGCAATTCATCGAGAATGACCGGCACCAGCTGCGGCAGGTCTTCGCCGCCGGTTGCGGCATGGATCCCGAAAATGCCCGTATCGGAAAAACCCCAATGGAAGGCGTAGACCGAATAGCAGAGGCCGCGATGCTCGCGCACCTCCTGGAAGAGGCGCGAGGACATGCCGCCGCCGAGGATATTGGCGAGGATCTGCGAACAGTAGAAATCACGCATATGGTACGCCTTGCCCTCGAAGCCGATGAGCAGTTGCGTATCCATGAGGTCGCGCGTCTCGCGCACATCGCCGCCGAGATAGCGGGCCGGCTCGAAGACCGGGCTTTCGGCGGGCGAGCTGGGCAGCAGCGCGAACCGCTCTTCCACCTGCCGCACGAGCACGTCGTGATCCACGGCGCCAGCGGCGACCACGAACATGCGGTCCGTCGTATAGTTGCGCGACAGATAGCCGCGGATCTGGTTCGGCGTGAAGGATTTCACCGTCTCCGGCGTGCCGAGGATCGGCCGGCCGATCGTCTGGCCGCGATAGGCGACTTCGGAGAAGCGGTCGAAGACCACATCGTCCGGCGTGTCGTTGGCGGCCCCGATCTCTTGCAGGATCACATGCTTTTCCCGCTCCAGTTCCTCGTCCTCGAAAGCGGATTCGGTCAGGATATCGGCCAGGATGTCGATGGCCAGCGGCACATGGTCCTTCAGGACGCGCGCATAGTAGGATGTGGTTTCGGTCGAGGTCGCAGCGTTCAGTTCGCCGCCGACATTCTCGATCTCCTCGGCGATCTGGCGGGCGCTGCGCCGCGCCGTGCCCTTGAAGGCCATATGCTCGAGGAGATGGGCGATGCCATGCTCGTTCTCGGTCTCGTTGCGCGATCCGGACTTGATCCACACGCCGAGAGCAACGCTCTCCAGATGCGGCATATTCTGGGTCACGACGGTCAACCCGGAGGCAAGCCGGGTGATTTCAACATTCATTGTCGGTCTTTCCGGCACTTCGCGCCTGTTCAAGCTGTCGCTCGGGCATGCTGGCGGATGAAGGTTTCCACCGCCTTAAGCTCAGGCTCCAACAGATCGAAGTGCTCCTCCCTGCTCATAAGATCAGCGAGCCATGATGGGAGCGACGGCGAAATTCCGCAAGCGGATTCTACCGCAGCGGGGAACTTGGCCGGATGCGCCGTGGCCAGGACCACCATGGGACTGCTGGCGCGCTGATGTTTGCGGGCGACGAAAACCGCGGTCGCGGTATGCGGATCGAGCAGATAGCCGCTATTGGCCAGCGTCTGGCGAATGGTGTCGGCAACCTGTTTCTGCGTCGCCCGGCCGGCACGGAATTCCTTGCGGATGGCCTTCAGCGCCTCCGGTGCGATTTCGAAGGCACCCGACTGGCGCAGCCCGGCCATGGCCGAGCGCACGACGCTTGCATCGCGTCCATGAGCCTCGAACAGCAGGCGTTCGAAATTGGACGAGATCTGGATATCCATGGAGGGTGAGGTGGTCGCCATGACCGGCTTCATTTCGTAGCGCCCGGTCTTCAGGGTGCGGACGAGAATGTCGTTGTCATTCGTCGCCACCACCAGTCTTTCGATCGGCAGGCCCATGCGCTTGGCCACATAGCCGGCGAAAACATCGCCGAAATTGCCGGTCGGGACGGTGAAGGAGACCTTGCGGTCCGGCGCGCCGAGCGCGATCGCCGCGGTAAAATAATAGACCACCTGCGCCATGATGCGGGCCCAGTTGATCGAATTGACGCCGGACAGGCGCACGCCGTCGCGAAACGCCTTGTCGTTGAACATGGCCTTCACCAGATCCTGGCAATCGTCGAAATTGCCGTTCACCGCCAGCGCATGGACATTCGCCTGGCCGGATGTCGTCATCTGCCGCTGCTGCACGGGCGAAACCTTGCCCTGCGGGAAGAGGATGAAGACGTCGGTGCGCTCGCGCCCGGCAAAGGCGTCGATCGCCGCGCCGCCGGTATCGCCCGATGTCGCCCCGACGATGGTGGCGCGTTCGCCGCGTTCGGCCAGCACATGGTCCATCAGCCTTGCCAGCAATTGCATCGCCACATCCTTGAAGGCGAGCGTGGTGCCGTGGAAGAGCTCCAGCACGAAATCATTCGGGCCTGTCTGCACCAGCGGCACGACGGCCGGATGGCGGAAGGTCGCATAGGCCTCGTCGATCATGGCGCGCAGTGCCGCATCATCGATCTCGCCCACCGTGAAGCGCGAAATCACCGCAAAGGCCACATCCTCGTAGCGCTGGCCGCGCAGGCTGCGGATCTCCTTCTTCGACAGAACCGGCCACTCACGCGGCAGATAAAGTCCGCCATCGGAGGCGAGACCGGCCAGAAGTGCGTCGCGAAAGCCGAGTGCGGGCGCTTCGCCGCGGGTCGAGATATAGTCCAAGATGCTGATCCCAAAGCAAGATGAGGCAGGAAAGCCGAGGCGATGTGCAGGCTCCGCGGAAAGCTTTCGGCCGGACCGCAAAGGGTTGCGAAGGGCGTCCCCCAGGGTCCGTGCCGGGCTTGCGGTGACCGGCTTGACCGGTGGCGCCGGCGCCGGCAGAGCGTCTCATCAAAATTCGGCTGTCTTGCCAATCGATTTTTTCGTGCGCCGCTGGTATAGACCACTAAAATTTGCTGTGAAAGCCCGCAATTCAGTATTCCGGGACGTTCAAGAGATAAAGGGTCGCAGTCACGTGTCTGGCAGGTCATCGCTCAAGTTTGTTTCGCTGTCGCTTCTCGCCGCGCTCGCCGGCTGCAACTCCTCTTCCCCGACGGGAGGGCTCGATCTCGGCCAGGACGCGGCGCAGCAGCCCGTCACGCCGGTGGTGCAGGCCTATTGCCCCTCGCTGGTGATGAACGACCTGACGGCCATCCGCAGCACCTATGTCGGCAATGCAAGGGACGATGATGAAAAGCTCATCTACCGCGCCTCGCTCGCCGATGCCACGCGCGCCTGCACGGCCAATGAATCGACTCTGACCATCACCGTGATGGCGCAGGGCCGCATCGTTCTCGGCGCCGCCGGCAAGCCTGGCCCCGTCCGGCTGCCGGTTCTGGTGGAAGTGCTGGAAGGCGACAATGTGATCTATTCCAAGGTCGCCGACTTCACCGTCAATGTGCCGCCGGAGGGCTCCACGCAATTCCTCTTCAGCAAGGATGACGTGGCCATTCCCAACACGGCCGGCGGCATTTCGCGCTTCACCCGCGTTCGTCTCGGCTTCGAGGAGCAGGGCACGGCGGGCAAGGCCGCGCGCCGGACCCGCTGATTGCCTCCAGCCAACCGGATCAAGCTAATTGGTTCAAGCCAACCGGCTCCGCCTGTTGGACTCTGCGAGACGGACCTGGTCGGATCGGCTCAGACGGCGCCCGTCCATTGCGACAGGGCGTCGAGCGTGGCGGGCAGGTCGCTCATGCGCGCAATCACCGTTTCGGCTCCGGCATCGGTCAGCCGGTCGGCATGGCTCGGATAGGTATGCGACGCGCCGGTGAAGCCGATCACCCGGCAGCCGGCGGCAACCGCGCCATGGATGCCGTGCACTGAATCCTCGATCACCACTGTGCGCGAGGCGTGGACCTTGAAGACATCGATGGCATGCAGGAATATGTCCGGACGCGGCTTGACCCGGTCGGCTCCGAGATCCTTGGCGGAAAAGATATTCGGCGCGAAATAGGGCTTCAGCCCCACTTTGGTCAGCATCAGGTCCAGCCGGTGGCTCGAGGAATTGGAGCAGATGCAGGCCTGGGTGCGGATGCGCGACAGCGCCAGCTTGACACCCTCGATGACCTTCACATCCCGCTCCAGCCGCGCATCCAGCAATTTCTCGGACCTGTCGATCAGCGAGGCGGATAGCGGAATGTTCACCTCCTGCTCGATGGCCAGGAGAATGTTCTTCCATGTCATGCCGGCAAAGCGCTCGCCCATTTCTTCCGCGCTGATCGGATAGCCCGCCTCGGTCAGAAGGCGCGATTCAACCTGCGCCGCGATGATCTCCGAATCGACCAATACGCCGTCGCAGTCGAAAATGATGAGGTCGAATTCGCTCATGTCAGAAGTGCTCTTTCGTCAAATCCTGGGATAAGGGGTCGTGCCTGACCTACACGAGGCGGGCGGCGATAACAATCAGGCGGCGTCGACCCTGTCGGCACGATTGCCGTTTCGGGTGTCGGCGCGGCCGTCCTTCCGGGCATCGTCGGAGGCGGAAAGCGGGAAGAGGGCGAGGAAGCGGCTCTCCCCCTCGCGGGTGAAGCGGATCGCGCGTCCCGCCGGCTCGCGCTTTGCCAGACCCTTTGCGAGAATATGCGACAGAAGCGCCTTGCCAAGCGAACCGGACAAATGGAAGCGCCGCTCGCTCCAGTCGAGGCAGCATTTGCACAGCGGCCGGCGCGCCGTCTCCAGCGCATCGACGTCGATCCCCATGTCGCAGACATAGGTCCGGCCGGCCGCAGTCAGCAGGGGCCTGTCATCCTCGATTGCAAGGGCGCCGCCTTCGATCAGGCTGTCCAGCATGCGCACGCCGAAATCGCCGGCCAGGTGATCGTAGCAGATGCGCGCCTGGCGCAACGCCTCATCCTTCGGGCCGGGCCGGTGACGCATATGGCCGCGGGTCGCGGCGAAGCCCATGATGTTCTCGATGAGATGCGCGACGGAACTGTCGGCAAGCGCGAAATAGCGGTGGCGGCCCTGCCGGCGCTGGGCGATCAGCCCGCCATCCTCCAGCCTCGAAAGATGGGCGCTGGCCGTCGGCAGCGTCACGCCGGCGCTTCCCGCCAGTTCGGTGGCCGTGAGCGCGCGCCCGTCCATCAGCGCCGTCAGCATATTGGCGCGGGCCGGGTCGCCGATCAGCATCCCGATGCGGGCAATGTCGGGTCCTTCTTTCATACTTCGATGGTAACCGAAGCATCATTGTTCGGCAATAGGGCAATCTACGGCGTGTCGTGCAAGGGCCTTCAGCGGTTTTGCGGTAACGACATGCGAAAAAACAAAGACTTGATACTCCCGGCACTGGAGACGACACTGATGATCACCTGCTTCATCCGCTACGAAATCGATCCTTTCAAGCACAGCCAGTTCGCAGATTATGCCAGGGCCTGGGGCCAGGCCATTCCCCGCTGCGGCGCCGATCTTATCGGCTATTTCGCCCCGCACGAGGGCTCGGCC is a window encoding:
- a CDS encoding GNAT family protein; translated protein: MTRSVFRFLSRQPESPELYGDHHLLRLPRASDYRQWYALRSESRAFLQPWEPTWRHDELTEAAFRTRVTRNAQEFASGLAVPLFLFRRRDAALLGGITIGYIRRGAAQSCMVGYWMGERHAGQGHMFAALRLVVPYVFSGLELHRIEAACIPDNWKSIRLLQKAGFEREGLLRQYLKINGEWRDHILYSLLAGDDMQALKDRMRTEP
- a CDS encoding pitrilysin family protein — protein: MNVEITRLASGLTVVTQNMPHLESVALGVWIKSGSRNETENEHGIAHLLEHMAFKGTARRSARQIAEEIENVGGELNAATSTETTSYYARVLKDHVPLAIDILADILTESAFEDEELEREKHVILQEIGAANDTPDDVVFDRFSEVAYRGQTIGRPILGTPETVKSFTPNQIRGYLSRNYTTDRMFVVAAGAVDHDVLVRQVEERFALLPSSPAESPVFEPARYLGGDVRETRDLMDTQLLIGFEGKAYHMRDFYCSQILANILGGGMSSRLFQEVREHRGLCYSVYAFHWGFSDTGIFGIHAATGGEDLPQLVPVILDELRKASDTIETVEIDRARAQIRAQLLMGQESPAARAGQIARQMILYGRIIPNVEMMERLAGITPQRLTDLAGRLFFDTVPTMSAIGPVENLAPLSDIRAALSSPGFGTQTATG
- the thrC gene encoding threonine synthase; this translates as MSILDYISTRGEAPALGFRDALLAGLASDGGLYLPREWPVLSKKEIRSLRGQRYEDVAFAVISRFTVGEIDDAALRAMIDEAYATFRHPAVVPLVQTGPNDFVLELFHGTTLAFKDVAMQLLARLMDHVLAERGERATIVGATSGDTGGAAIDAFAGRERTDVFILFPQGKVSPVQQRQMTTSGQANVHALAVNGNFDDCQDLVKAMFNDKAFRDGVRLSGVNSINWARIMAQVVYYFTAAIALGAPDRKVSFTVPTGNFGDVFAGYVAKRMGLPIERLVVATNDNDILVRTLKTGRYEMKPVMATTSPSMDIQISSNFERLLFEAHGRDASVVRSAMAGLRQSGAFEIAPEALKAIRKEFRAGRATQKQVADTIRQTLANSGYLLDPHTATAVFVARKHQRASSPMVVLATAHPAKFPAAVESACGISPSLPSWLADLMSREEHFDLLEPELKAVETFIRQHARATA
- a CDS encoding PilZ domain-containing protein encodes the protein MSGRSSLKFVSLSLLAALAGCNSSSPTGGLDLGQDAAQQPVTPVVQAYCPSLVMNDLTAIRSTYVGNARDDDEKLIYRASLADATRACTANESTLTITVMAQGRIVLGAAGKPGPVRLPVLVEVLEGDNVIYSKVADFTVNVPPEGSTQFLFSKDDVAIPNTAGGISRFTRVRLGFEEQGTAGKAARRTR
- a CDS encoding HAD family hydrolase; this encodes MSEFDLIIFDCDGVLVDSEIIAAQVESRLLTEAGYPISAEEMGERFAGMTWKNILLAIEQEVNIPLSASLIDRSEKLLDARLERDVKVIEGVKLALSRIRTQACICSNSSSHRLDLMLTKVGLKPYFAPNIFSAKDLGADRVKPRPDIFLHAIDVFKVHASRTVVIEDSVHGIHGAVAAGCRVIGFTGASHTYPSHADRLTDAGAETVIARMSDLPATLDALSQWTGAV
- a CDS encoding helix-turn-helix transcriptional regulator, producing the protein MKEGPDIARIGMLIGDPARANMLTALMDGRALTATELAGSAGVTLPTASAHLSRLEDGGLIAQRRQGRHRYFALADSSVAHLIENIMGFAATRGHMRHRPGPKDEALRQARICYDHLAGDFGVRMLDSLIEGGALAIEDDRPLLTAAGRTYVCDMGIDVDALETARRPLCKCCLDWSERRFHLSGSLGKALLSHILAKGLAKREPAGRAIRFTREGESRFLALFPLSASDDARKDGRADTRNGNRADRVDAA